In Armatimonadota bacterium, the following are encoded in one genomic region:
- a CDS encoding zinc-binding alcohol dehydrogenase — translation MKQVFINGVGEVVVKEVEEPPLVENGILCRTAYSLISSGTETMGLLARRRNPDPNRSDSSLGYSNSGIVVRVGSNVTEFSVGDRVGNYGSPSCYGGHAEVCCIGRNLAVKLPENVDLREAAFTGLGGIAVQALRRANLTFGETAVVMGLGVLGQLIARISHAVGYRTMATDFIKTRLSIAESNGIHAINANEDIVSAVMDSTNGQGADAVLIVVASESSEPITQALKMIRFGGRIVMVGVAKMEIDRNLFFAKEADFVISRAAGPGRYDPVYERDGVDMPYPFVRWTEGRNLGEFIRLVAEKRVRVDDLISHEFPVEDAAKAYDQVLNHPQETLAVLLKY, via the coding sequence ATGAAACAAGTATTCATTAATGGAGTTGGTGAAGTAGTTGTCAAAGAGGTTGAGGAACCGCCCCTCGTAGAAAATGGCATTTTGTGCCGAACAGCCTATTCTCTTATCAGCTCAGGAACGGAGACAATGGGTTTATTGGCACGGCGCAGGAACCCAGATCCAAATCGCTCCGACTCGAGTTTAGGATACTCGAATTCTGGCATTGTAGTTAGAGTCGGCTCGAACGTTACGGAGTTCTCTGTGGGGGACCGTGTCGGCAACTATGGAAGTCCCTCATGCTACGGCGGGCATGCTGAGGTTTGTTGTATTGGCCGCAACCTTGCCGTAAAGCTTCCTGAAAACGTTGACCTTCGTGAGGCAGCGTTCACAGGTTTAGGGGGGATAGCTGTGCAAGCCTTGCGGCGGGCAAACTTAACTTTTGGCGAAACCGCCGTTGTGATGGGATTGGGGGTTCTTGGCCAGTTGATTGCCCGGATTAGCCATGCTGTGGGTTATCGAACCATGGCTACAGATTTCATTAAAACTCGGCTGAGCATTGCGGAGTCAAATGGAATTCATGCGATAAACGCAAATGAAGATATTGTATCTGCGGTTATGGATTCAACGAATGGGCAGGGGGCAGATGCCGTTTTAATTGTTGTAGCCTCCGAGTCTTCGGAGCCAATAACTCAAGCGCTTAAAATGATACGCTTTGGCGGCCGCATTGTCATGGTTGGCGTGGCAAAGATGGAAATTGACCGCAATCTCTTCTTTGCAAAAGAGGCAGATTTTGTTATTTCACGTGCTGCTGGTCCAGGCAGATACGATCCAGTTTATGAACGTGATGGTGTGGACATGCCGTATCCATTTGTTAGATGGACCGAAGGAAGGAACCTCGGTGAGTTTATTCGCCTGGTGGCGGAGAAGCGCGTTCGAGTAGATGACCTCATTAGCCATGAATTTCCTGTTGAAGATGCGGCAAAAGCTTATGACCAGGTATTGAACCACCCGCAGGAAACGCTTGCGGTTTTGTTGAAGTATTAG
- a CDS encoding extracellular solute-binding protein, translating into MSSKVRQFLLLLSQNVKNRILLAFDSCLVKDLSFIKKLSVVLLLCFAIEIAYAKADKKDQIVLTVHRLPLKEARSVPDKANWAIVQRFMELHPNIKLEGFRGLTAPGLDMEVGPLLAMAGGVAPDVLYVNFRISDSYIQQKFLYPLDEYVEKWAKEENLDELIYPPVWQVIKRNGHIWAIPYQTYVMTLQYRKDLFREAGLDPERPPRNWDELFEYAKKLTIPEKGQYGMALFAGPHSAWWFIDLLWSAGGEAVAQDENGNWRAVFNDEAAVTALKFYQKLGRARWTRNGKTYRGVAYRDTDYGKLWQLGKIGMVFGYINDQMIANVNPNLIGIAPVPVGPTGKRGNELNCAMMGINATVKDKRVRDAAWEYIKFWASDEAARIRCKVYVESGFARFIAPKYLKKYGYTQYLKEVPKGWSETLEEALRSGRPEPYGRNCENIYQEMTPPLDAVWLSDRTDYKRLLDNAVAHCNEKLMGVVDPKILTVRRRVAWVVVIALFIIFSLVFRFVIKSFSKDYESPHKIPAKGKKSRWVKYKRTAFAFLLMSPALISVALWAYYPLLRGSVMAFQDYRIVAGTRWVGLDNFSEVLFTPQVWKSFWNSFVFMLLSLGLGFFSPIVLALMLHEVPKGKMLFRTLYYLPAVTTGLVIMFLWKFFYNPSPAGLLNQLLLNINDYVIKHLNSAMAIMHIPARIPLFEPLTWLQDPRLAMLCVVLPIIWAHVGPGCIIYLAALKSVPEDVYEAADLDGAGVLQKIRHITIPYLRPLIIINFVGAFIHAFRSFDFIFVMTGGGPMHATHVAGLEIWYNAFLYLKFGYAVAMAWLMGSFLVGFTVFQLRILSRLQFKTAGA; encoded by the coding sequence ATGTCAAGTAAAGTAAGGCAATTTCTTCTCCTCTTAAGCCAGAATGTGAAAAATCGAATATTGCTGGCGTTTGATTCTTGTCTAGTGAAAGATTTGTCGTTTATCAAGAAACTCTCGGTCGTACTGCTGTTGTGCTTTGCGATTGAGATTGCATACGCGAAGGCTGATAAGAAGGACCAGATTGTCCTAACTGTTCATCGTCTTCCACTCAAAGAAGCTAGAAGTGTTCCGGATAAAGCAAACTGGGCTATTGTCCAGCGCTTCATGGAGCTTCACCCAAATATCAAGCTTGAGGGTTTCCGTGGGCTTACTGCGCCTGGACTCGATATGGAGGTCGGTCCTCTTCTTGCGATGGCAGGTGGGGTCGCTCCAGATGTACTCTACGTCAATTTCCGTATCTCCGACAGCTACATCCAGCAAAAGTTCCTCTATCCTCTCGACGAGTATGTTGAAAAATGGGCGAAAGAGGAGAATTTGGATGAGTTAATTTACCCTCCTGTTTGGCAAGTAATCAAACGCAATGGTCACATCTGGGCGATTCCTTATCAGACTTATGTGATGACTCTACAATATCGCAAAGATTTGTTCCGCGAAGCTGGCCTTGACCCAGAAAGACCTCCCAGGAATTGGGATGAACTTTTTGAGTATGCTAAGAAGCTAACAATCCCTGAGAAAGGCCAATATGGTATGGCGCTTTTTGCAGGTCCCCATTCGGCTTGGTGGTTTATAGATCTCCTATGGTCGGCAGGCGGTGAGGCAGTAGCCCAAGACGAAAACGGAAATTGGCGTGCTGTTTTTAACGATGAGGCGGCAGTTACTGCTCTGAAGTTTTACCAGAAGCTCGGACGTGCTCGGTGGACAAGAAATGGCAAAACTTACCGCGGTGTGGCTTATCGCGATACAGATTACGGCAAACTTTGGCAGTTGGGCAAGATAGGTATGGTCTTCGGCTATATAAATGACCAAATGATTGCCAATGTCAATCCAAATCTGATTGGCATTGCGCCGGTTCCCGTCGGTCCCACTGGTAAGCGCGGAAACGAGCTTAATTGCGCTATGATGGGTATCAACGCAACGGTCAAGGATAAGCGGGTGCGCGACGCCGCTTGGGAGTATATTAAGTTTTGGGCAAGCGATGAGGCAGCTCGAATAAGATGCAAAGTCTATGTTGAGTCGGGCTTTGCTCGGTTTATTGCACCTAAATATCTGAAGAAATACGGCTATACTCAATATCTTAAAGAGGTGCCGAAGGGCTGGTCAGAAACCCTTGAAGAGGCACTTCGCTCAGGGCGGCCTGAGCCGTATGGGCGTAACTGCGAGAACATCTATCAGGAGATGACACCGCCTCTTGATGCTGTATGGTTAAGCGACCGCACAGACTATAAGAGGCTGCTCGATAATGCTGTTGCCCACTGCAATGAAAAGTTAATGGGTGTAGTTGACCCCAAAATACTAACAGTTAGGCGTCGTGTTGCATGGGTGGTTGTTATTGCTCTTTTTATTATCTTTTCGCTAGTGTTTCGCTTTGTAATTAAAAGCTTCAGCAAGGATTATGAATCCCCACACAAAATACCCGCAAAAGGGAAAAAGTCTCGTTGGGTGAAGTACAAGCGAACTGCTTTTGCGTTTTTGTTAATGTCTCCTGCCCTAATCTCAGTTGCACTGTGGGCATACTACCCTCTACTTCGCGGCTCAGTGATGGCATTTCAAGATTATCGAATAGTGGCTGGCACTAGGTGGGTCGGACTAGATAATTTTAGCGAGGTCTTATTCACGCCGCAGGTATGGAAATCATTTTGGAACAGCTTTGTATTTATGCTTCTTTCCCTGGGCCTTGGATTCTTTAGCCCAATTGTTTTAGCACTAATGCTTCACGAAGTACCAAAAGGCAAGATGCTCTTCCGAACGCTGTATTACCTGCCCGCGGTAACAACAGGTCTTGTGATTATGTTTTTATGGAAATTCTTTTACAATCCAAGTCCAGCTGGGTTGCTAAACCAGCTTTTGCTTAATATAAACGACTACGTCATAAAACATCTGAACTCTGCTATGGCGATTATGCATATCCCTGCCAGAATCCCATTGTTCGAACCGTTGACTTGGTTGCAAGATCCAAGGCTCGCAATGTTGTGTGTTGTACTCCCGATTATATGGGCGCATGTCGGGCCAGGGTGCATCATTTATCTTGCCGCGTTGAAAAGCGTGCCTGAAGACGTATATGAAGCTGCTGACCTCGATGGAGCAGGGGTGCTCCAAAAAATTAGGCATATCACAATCCCATATTTAAGGCCATTGATTATTATCAACTTTGTTGGTGCGTTTATACACGCATTTCGGTCATTCGATTTCATATTTGTAATGACAGGCGGCGGCCCAATGCATGCTACACATGTCGCTGGGCTAGAAATTTGGTATAACGCTTTTCTTTACCTAAAATTCGGATACGCAGTTGCAATGGCTTGGCTGATGGGATCATTTCTTGTAGGGTTTACGGTTTTTCAGTTGAGAATTCTTTCGCGTCTCCAATTCAAGACCGCAGGCGCATGA
- a CDS encoding ABC transporter permease subunit yields MPIITVVGRKQRKIRILIAALYIILSAGAVTMVYPFLLMVSTSFTSPVDQNQFRIIPRYFYSDDELYRKYVEAKYGEEIVKYNAWLGEDLSTFEELQPPKSVNRQFVEEWRQFKDSLPIDHMMLAHSFSLSRITPEIVYKYRNFLKEKFHGDLEKLNKTYIEANETWMEVQMPVEDWTQRNFIPEQTKKYWEFLKFKKSQEPRYLITVSVDGLFQEHLRLSCGDINTINKALGSHYKKRADIHLTARVPNSPMADEWESFVRKECPVHFIRMDAEATPLFQSFLRKKYGTIAYLSKAYRTNLSSFGQVSLPQKPPKSGMLLVDWIEFLQSAVPIKMVELQSPEVLFRTHLARKFGTIEKMNQALGTRFASFQAVAPPYAENDFVELLENTGAIRREFIVRNYREVIDYIALHGRALINTAILCIALVLTTLTVNPLCAYALSRFNLKSTYKILLFLLATMAFPAEVSAIPSFLLIKELHLLGTYWAIILPGLANGYSIFLLKGFFDSLPKELYEAAVMDGATEMQMYRKITLQLSKPVLAVIALGAFTAAYGSFMWAFLVLQNPKMWTLMVWLYQMQIWAPQFLVYAGLVLAAIPTLLVFIFCQNIIMRGIIVPSEK; encoded by the coding sequence ATGCCTATCATCACTGTTGTTGGTAGAAAACAGAGAAAGATTCGCATACTTATAGCCGCACTTTATATAATACTCTCGGCTGGAGCGGTAACGATGGTCTACCCTTTCTTGCTGATGGTTTCGACTTCGTTTACTAGCCCAGTCGACCAAAACCAATTTCGAATTATTCCGCGCTATTTTTATTCAGATGATGAGCTCTACCGCAAATATGTCGAAGCGAAGTATGGCGAGGAAATCGTTAAATATAACGCTTGGCTTGGCGAAGACCTTTCAACATTCGAGGAACTTCAGCCACCTAAGAGTGTAAACCGCCAGTTTGTGGAAGAATGGCGGCAATTTAAGGACTCACTCCCAATTGACCATATGATGCTTGCCCACTCGTTTTCGCTTTCCAGAATAACGCCCGAGATAGTCTATAAATACAGAAACTTCTTGAAAGAAAAGTTTCATGGTGATTTGGAAAAGCTCAATAAAACCTATATCGAGGCAAACGAGACTTGGATGGAAGTTCAGATGCCTGTCGAGGATTGGACTCAGCGCAATTTTATACCAGAGCAAACCAAAAAATATTGGGAGTTTTTGAAATTTAAAAAGTCACAAGAGCCACGTTATTTAATTACGGTATCGGTCGACGGTCTTTTCCAAGAACACCTGAGGTTGAGCTGTGGTGATATAAATACCATCAACAAAGCGCTTGGCAGCCATTATAAAAAGCGCGCGGATATCCATCTAACTGCTCGGGTTCCAAACTCACCCATGGCGGACGAATGGGAAAGCTTTGTCAGAAAAGAATGTCCTGTCCATTTTATCCGAATGGATGCCGAGGCTACGCCGCTATTCCAAAGTTTTTTAAGGAAAAAATATGGAACAATTGCTTATCTTAGTAAAGCATACAGAACCAATTTGAGTTCGTTTGGACAGGTAAGTCTTCCTCAGAAGCCGCCCAAGAGCGGCATGCTGCTGGTAGACTGGATTGAGTTCCTCCAGAGTGCTGTTCCAATCAAGATGGTGGAACTTCAGTCGCCAGAGGTGCTTTTTAGAACTCACCTAGCTCGTAAGTTTGGGACAATCGAAAAGATGAATCAGGCACTGGGCACTAGGTTTGCTTCTTTCCAAGCTGTTGCGCCACCCTATGCTGAAAACGACTTTGTTGAGCTTTTAGAAAACACAGGTGCAATTCGCCGCGAATTCATCGTCCGCAACTATCGTGAGGTTATTGATTATATAGCGCTTCATGGTAGGGCTCTCATTAATACGGCAATTCTGTGCATTGCATTAGTGCTAACAACTTTGACCGTCAATCCGCTCTGCGCCTATGCACTTTCGCGTTTTAACCTCAAATCTACATACAAAATTTTGCTTTTCTTGCTGGCTACAATGGCGTTCCCAGCAGAGGTTAGTGCAATCCCGAGCTTCCTGCTTATCAAGGAGCTTCACCTGCTGGGCACCTATTGGGCGATAATATTGCCTGGCTTGGCAAATGGATACTCGATTTTCTTGCTCAAGGGATTTTTTGATAGTTTGCCAAAGGAACTTTATGAAGCCGCTGTGATGGATGGGGCTACTGAGATGCAAATGTATCGAAAAATTACCTTGCAGCTGTCAAAGCCAGTACTGGCGGTGATAGCTCTCGGAGCATTCACAGCCGCATACGGTTCGTTTATGTGGGCTTTCCTCGTATTGCAAAATCCCAAAATGTGGACACTGATGGTTTGGCTATATCAAATGCAGATTTGGGCGCCTCAGTTTTTGGTCTATGCGGGGCTGGTGCTGGCCGCAATCCCGACATTACTCGTTTTCATTTTCTGCCAAAATATAATAATGAGGGGAATAATTGTTCCTTCCGAGAAATAA
- a CDS encoding AIR synthase family protein: MPFKLRTGKLPHNLLAKMLSKIDLDERVVVGPAVGVDAAVIDYGNRLLVTKTDPITFATDLIGWYAVNINANDIAVMGAIPKWMLATVLLPVGVSSETVEQIFNQILSACEELQISVIGGHTEITHDLSRPIVVGCMLGETDRSSLVTSSGAKVGDDIIITKGIAIEGTAILAREAYDRLREMWFTKQFLKRAANFLFDPGISVVKDARIAVESVKVNAMHDPTEGGLATGLMEIAQASGLGIEIEKDAIPVIPETQSLCRELGLDPLGLIASGCLILTVSPSDTPRLLDAFGQAGIRANVIGKMMPKEHGLKMRTPSGVVDLPSFARDEIARFFEEM, translated from the coding sequence ATGCCTTTTAAACTACGCACTGGCAAGCTGCCACATAACCTACTCGCAAAGATGTTGTCTAAGATTGACCTAGATGAACGGGTTGTCGTTGGTCCGGCGGTTGGAGTAGATGCGGCAGTAATTGATTACGGCAACCGATTGCTTGTAACAAAGACCGACCCAATTACCTTCGCCACTGATTTAATTGGTTGGTATGCGGTAAATATCAATGCAAACGACATCGCAGTGATGGGCGCTATACCAAAGTGGATGTTGGCGACCGTCCTTCTTCCCGTAGGTGTTTCATCGGAGACTGTAGAGCAAATTTTTAATCAAATACTTTCGGCGTGTGAAGAATTGCAGATAAGTGTTATTGGGGGTCACACCGAGATAACACATGACCTTAGTCGCCCAATCGTCGTAGGTTGCATGCTAGGTGAAACTGACCGATCAAGTTTAGTTACTAGCTCGGGTGCCAAAGTAGGTGATGACATAATAATCACAAAAGGTATTGCAATCGAAGGAACGGCAATTTTAGCACGCGAAGCATACGACCGACTTAGGGAGATGTGGTTTACTAAACAGTTTCTGAAACGAGCTGCCAACTTTCTTTTTGACCCAGGTATTAGCGTGGTGAAAGACGCGAGGATTGCAGTAGAATCGGTCAAGGTGAACGCAATGCATGACCCGACGGAAGGAGGACTTGCTACTGGTTTGATGGAGATAGCACAAGCGTCGGGACTCGGAATCGAAATCGAAAAAGATGCCATTCCAGTGATACCCGAAACGCAAAGCCTTTGTCGCGAATTGGGTCTCGACCCGCTTGGTTTGATTGCGTCTGGCTGTCTAATCCTTACAGTTTCTCCTTCCGATACTCCGCGTCTTCTCGATGCCTTTGGACAGGCGGGAATACGAGCCAATGTGATTGGGAAAATGATGCCAAAAGAACACGGCTTAAAAATGCGTACTCCCAGCGGCGTTGTTGATTTGCCTTCATTTGCAAGAGATGAAATAGCTCGATTTTTCGAGGAGATGTGA
- a CDS encoding DUF6485 family protein: MSCPKMSTNLEFCNCSYPSCSRKGNCCECLRYHLSNNQLPACAFPDDVEKTWDRSFKRFAQIYK; this comes from the coding sequence ATGTCTTGCCCCAAAATGAGTACCAACCTTGAATTCTGCAATTGTAGCTACCCAAGTTGTTCACGAAAAGGAAATTGCTGTGAGTGCCTGCGCTATCACCTAAGCAATAACCAGCTCCCGGCTTGCGCATTCCCGGATGACGTCGAAAAGACTTGGGACCGTTCGTTCAAAAGATTTGCGCAAATATACAAGTAA
- a CDS encoding glycosyl transferase family 36, with amino-acid sequence MGLEKYGHFSEDGKEFVITKPDTPAPWVNYISNTRYTGLITNTGGGYSFYICPKDSRITRWRYNCLPWDRPGRYIYIRDENGEYWSLTWQPVGKQPDFYECRHGMGYTSIEQEYKGIRSKVLYFVPLEDDLEIWRVTLKNNTNKAFRADVFSYVELCLGHALVDLINQPNDQHFNVVKFDKENNFLYATKNYWVTYRGATVKQPNQAWNKYVFFASSLPVKGFDGKKDAFIGPWRSESNPIAVEEGRSRNTEITAGDACAALQSEIMLNPGETKEFVILLGIVNRDGYDSLAPPIVNKYRDLQNVSTAFKELKAYWDNYLSVVKVTTPDSEMNLMLNFWAKRQAWVTFHMHRTAGYYHGGLLFGTGIRDQCQDLLGPLIAEPQVVAERICEVLSHQFADGSTLHNYFRLTGQGEKTGHSDTPLWLPFAIVAYLKETGDFGFLQKVVPFHDKGEATVLEHLIRAIDYPLSNLTPRHLPKFGPGDWNDTLDYVGREGIGESMWVAEFLCYVLREAAELLEKCGSSKEISSNIGLDHTEILNKAKQYRSEYAQIADALNKYCWDGEWYIRGTRDDGSVIGSHTNEEGRIFLESTTWAVISGIAPEDRARMTMDSVYKYLNTPRGPKILHPAYTKVDSGIGLATRCVPGKKENGAIFNHPAAWAILAECVIGNGDRAYEYFKKTIPINQAYDPDIYRMEPYVYSEYVTSPDHPTFGEASHSWLTGSAVWMYRDGLDWILGVRPTYDGLTIDPCIPHDWDSFSVIRKFRGAIYEIEVQNPNHVQHGVKSIQVDGKPIAGNTLPVFTSGVHKVHVIMG; translated from the coding sequence ATGGGGCTGGAGAAATACGGCCATTTCTCAGAAGACGGCAAGGAATTTGTAATTACTAAACCAGACACACCTGCGCCATGGGTGAATTACATCTCTAACACAAGATACACTGGGCTCATAACAAACACAGGCGGTGGGTATAGCTTTTACATTTGTCCAAAGGATTCTCGCATTACCCGTTGGCGTTACAACTGCCTACCTTGGGATCGCCCTGGGCGCTATATATACATCCGCGACGAAAATGGCGAATATTGGTCTCTAACGTGGCAGCCGGTAGGAAAACAACCTGACTTCTATGAATGCCGCCACGGAATGGGCTATACATCTATTGAACAAGAATACAAGGGTATCCGTAGCAAAGTCCTTTATTTTGTGCCGCTCGAGGATGATCTCGAGATTTGGCGCGTTACGCTCAAAAACAACACAAACAAGGCTTTTAGGGCGGATGTTTTCTCTTATGTCGAGCTCTGCTTAGGACATGCGCTAGTAGACCTTATTAATCAACCAAACGACCAACATTTCAACGTTGTTAAATTCGACAAAGAAAACAATTTTCTGTATGCAACTAAAAACTACTGGGTTACTTATCGAGGCGCAACCGTCAAGCAGCCCAATCAAGCCTGGAATAAGTATGTCTTCTTTGCCTCATCCCTGCCAGTGAAAGGTTTCGATGGAAAAAAAGATGCGTTCATTGGCCCCTGGCGCTCTGAGTCAAATCCAATTGCAGTAGAGGAAGGCAGAAGCAGAAACACCGAAATCACCGCAGGCGATGCATGTGCAGCTCTTCAGAGTGAAATAATGCTTAATCCAGGTGAGACAAAAGAATTCGTTATTTTATTAGGAATTGTAAATCGAGATGGTTACGATAGTCTTGCCCCACCGATTGTTAACAAATATCGGGACTTACAGAATGTCAGCACTGCCTTCAAAGAATTAAAGGCATATTGGGATAACTACCTATCGGTTGTCAAAGTAACTACGCCGGATTCCGAAATGAACCTCATGCTTAATTTCTGGGCAAAGCGCCAAGCATGGGTAACTTTTCACATGCACCGCACAGCCGGCTATTACCATGGCGGCCTGCTCTTTGGAACAGGTATCCGTGATCAATGCCAAGACCTCCTCGGCCCTTTAATTGCCGAACCTCAAGTTGTTGCCGAGCGTATTTGCGAAGTCCTTTCCCACCAATTTGCCGATGGAAGCACACTCCATAATTACTTCCGCCTCACTGGTCAAGGAGAAAAAACGGGCCACTCGGACACTCCTTTGTGGCTTCCTTTCGCCATTGTTGCATACCTAAAGGAAACAGGCGACTTTGGCTTTCTCCAAAAAGTTGTACCGTTCCACGACAAAGGCGAGGCAACTGTTCTCGAGCATCTAATTCGGGCAATTGATTATCCATTAAGCAATCTAACACCCAGACACCTACCAAAATTTGGGCCAGGTGACTGGAACGACACACTCGATTATGTCGGCAGAGAGGGAATCGGCGAAAGTATGTGGGTTGCTGAGTTCTTATGCTATGTTTTAAGAGAAGCGGCGGAACTGCTAGAAAAATGCGGTTCATCTAAAGAAATTTCTTCAAACATAGGACTCGACCACACGGAAATCCTGAACAAGGCAAAACAGTACCGCTCAGAATATGCTCAAATTGCAGATGCGCTCAATAAATACTGCTGGGATGGAGAGTGGTATATACGCGGAACAAGAGATGACGGCAGCGTAATTGGTTCACATACCAACGAGGAAGGCCGTATATTCTTGGAGTCAACAACATGGGCTGTAATTAGCGGCATAGCTCCAGAGGACCGCGCTCGCATGACTATGGATTCCGTCTATAAATACCTAAACACACCAAGAGGGCCCAAGATTTTGCATCCAGCTTATACAAAGGTAGACTCAGGGATTGGACTTGCGACAAGATGTGTACCCGGCAAGAAAGAGAATGGCGCAATTTTCAATCATCCTGCCGCATGGGCAATTCTTGCCGAATGTGTTATCGGAAATGGCGACAGAGCGTATGAGTATTTCAAGAAGACTATCCCAATCAACCAAGCATACGATCCAGATATTTACCGAATGGAACCATATGTATATTCGGAATATGTTACTAGTCCTGATCATCCAACCTTTGGTGAAGCAAGCCACTCATGGCTGACAGGTTCAGCAGTCTGGATGTACCGCGATGGTCTCGATTGGATTCTCGGCGTTCGTCCTACATACGATGGTCTCACTATTGACCCTTGTATTCCGCATGATTGGGATTCCTTCAGCGTTATTCGAAAATTTAGGGGAGCGATTTACGAGATTGAAGTACAAAATCCAAATCATGTGCAACATGGAGTCAAAAGCATCCAAGTAGATGGAAAGCCAATCGCTGGAAATACCCTTCCGGTTTTCACAAGCGGCGTACATAAAGTCCACGTCATAATGGGATAG
- a CDS encoding SIS domain-containing protein: MNKAQEYYQKISEILARINETQAEKIQEAAEVVTDLIARDGILYLLGGGHSLMVAAEAYHRAGGLAPVDIIHDKSFGRAERCEGYAKQLLDWYDPPSGSVVIIISNSGRNALGIEMALECKARGIKTIAITSLAHSKSVTARHPSGKRLFEIADIVIDNCGIPGDAILEVEGLPGRICATSTIAGAMIVNMIMAQTVENLINRGIEPPVFISANVEGGDEHNKRIFKKYQRFIKGL, encoded by the coding sequence ATGAATAAAGCCCAGGAATACTATCAAAAAATATCTGAAATTCTTGCAAGAATTAACGAGACTCAGGCAGAAAAGATTCAGGAAGCGGCTGAGGTAGTGACCGACTTGATAGCACGTGACGGCATCCTCTATCTTTTAGGCGGCGGGCACTCTTTAATGGTTGCGGCTGAGGCGTATCACCGCGCTGGAGGCCTTGCGCCAGTTGATATAATTCATGATAAGAGCTTTGGCAGAGCTGAGCGCTGTGAGGGGTATGCAAAGCAACTTCTTGATTGGTATGACCCACCCTCAGGTTCGGTTGTTATTATTATTTCGAATTCTGGGCGGAATGCTCTTGGAATCGAGATGGCACTTGAATGCAAAGCTCGCGGCATTAAGACCATTGCTATTACTTCGCTTGCTCACTCCAAGTCTGTAACCGCAAGACATCCTTCGGGCAAGCGACTTTTTGAGATTGCTGACATTGTTATAGATAACTGCGGCATTCCTGGCGATGCCATTCTGGAAGTTGAAGGCCTTCCTGGGAGGATTTGTGCGACCTCTACCATTGCAGGTGCAATGATAGTAAATATGATTATGGCCCAGACTGTAGAGAACCTTATTAATCGCGGTATAGAGCCGCCAGTATTTATTAGCGCTAACGTCGAAGGCGGCGATGAGCATAACAAGAGAATTTTCAAAAAATACCAGAGGTTTATTAAGGGGTTGTAA